The Desulfarculaceae bacterium genome window below encodes:
- a CDS encoding aryl-sulfate sulfotransferase, protein MRFLRSRLPLALLGALLGLLLQLDWLAGHGWEEAGARIAAGLAGGAIALWLLGEAVAWLLARLGRDFWGNVARAWPYLASANLWRGLAVAWLVLLVGFMAGLYVYASRCWPYPLVRSVEAWLAGEGDATFSDKLANDLDISPSRHLVVSRHNIPKQSPYFELSGLPLRSRRLPPKLFLAPNAPKAYRVIFGAFDLEGNRYAAVLLGPDGKLRHFWRVSQEDVPWKHRDDANVFPHGFAVDRDGSIYVAYDNGTSLTKYDWCGNIVWRLRGGYHHSITLGDDGTLWVWGPTLDDPRRKDCLVQIDQKTGKVLKAITLQRVVDANPEIDVMGIRQLDEHDRSTWVVDGGGQWHPNDIDPLPKAMAAAFPQFKPGDLLVSLRSVDLVMVLDPDTLKVKWWRQGLVRRQHDPDWDPDGTISVLNNNMHRDWSSIVEIDPRTYQSRVLLDGKKYGFYTHIQGKHQMLPDGGILITSPQQGRVFEVDRAGKVVFELLNVYDDEGRLLNISEALSLPLDYFKELPQCP, encoded by the coding sequence ATGCGCTTTTTACGTTCACGCCTCCCCCTGGCCCTGTTGGGGGCCCTGCTCGGGCTGCTGTTGCAGCTGGACTGGCTGGCCGGCCATGGCTGGGAAGAAGCCGGGGCGCGCATCGCCGCCGGACTGGCCGGGGGCGCCATCGCCCTGTGGCTGCTGGGCGAGGCGGTTGCCTGGCTGCTGGCCCGCCTGGGGCGGGATTTCTGGGGCAACGTGGCCCGGGCCTGGCCCTATCTGGCCAGCGCCAACCTTTGGCGCGGCCTGGCCGTGGCCTGGTTGGTGCTCCTGGTCGGTTTCATGGCCGGGCTCTACGTGTACGCCAGCCGCTGTTGGCCCTACCCCCTGGTGCGCTCGGTGGAGGCCTGGCTGGCCGGCGAGGGCGACGCCACCTTCAGCGACAAGCTGGCCAACGACCTGGACATCTCCCCGTCCCGCCATCTGGTGGTCTCCAGGCACAACATCCCCAAGCAAAGCCCCTACTTCGAGCTGTCCGGCCTGCCCCTGCGCTCCCGCCGCCTGCCGCCCAAGCTGTTCCTTGCCCCCAACGCGCCCAAGGCCTATCGGGTGATCTTCGGCGCCTTCGACCTGGAGGGCAACCGCTACGCCGCGGTGCTCCTGGGCCCGGACGGCAAGCTGCGGCACTTCTGGCGGGTGAGCCAGGAGGACGTGCCCTGGAAGCACCGGGACGACGCCAACGTGTTCCCCCACGGCTTCGCGGTGGACCGCGACGGCTCCATCTACGTGGCCTATGACAACGGCACCTCGCTGACCAAGTACGACTGGTGCGGCAACATCGTCTGGCGCCTCAGGGGCGGCTATCACCACTCCATCACCCTGGGCGACGACGGCACCCTGTGGGTGTGGGGCCCCACCCTGGACGACCCCCGCCGCAAGGACTGCCTGGTGCAGATAGACCAGAAGACCGGCAAGGTGCTCAAGGCGATCACTCTGCAACGGGTGGTGGACGCCAACCCGGAGATCGACGTCATGGGCATCCGCCAGCTGGACGAGCACGACCGCTCCACCTGGGTGGTGGACGGCGGCGGGCAGTGGCACCCCAACGACATCGACCCCCTGCCCAAGGCGATGGCCGCGGCCTTCCCCCAGTTCAAGCCCGGCGACCTGCTGGTTTCCCTGCGCTCGGTGGATTTGGTGATGGTGCTGGACCCGGACACGCTCAAGGTGAAATGGTGGCGGCAGGGCCTGGTGCGGCGGCAGCACGACCCGGACTGGGATCCGGACGGCACCATCTCGGTGCTCAACAACAACATGCACCGAGACTGGTCCAGCATCGTGGAGATCGACCCGCGCACCTACCAGAGCCGGGTGCTCCTGGACGGCAAGAAGTACGGCTTCTACACCCACATCCAGGGCAAGCACCAGATGCTGCCGGACGGCGGCATCTTGATCACCTCGCCCCAGCAGGGCCGGGTGTTCGAGGTGGACCGCGCGGGCAAGGTGGTGTTCGAGCTGCTCAACGTGTACGATGACGAGGGTCGCCTGCTCAACATCTCCGAAGCGTTGAGCCTCCCCCTGGACTACTTCAAGGAGTTGCCCCAATGCCCCTAG